One Streptomyces sp. NBC_00223 genomic window carries:
- a CDS encoding PIG-L deacetylase family protein, translating to MTSTQNRPVLPVPDAAGVYTFPDDLARAHQHHQDQLALRRSTGDRAVVQVTAPYGRGRYLIEQRRPSGRPLVVLEPHHDDMALSAGGLLLSRPRPLTVITVFTRSTSADRSVQQAHPGEDAISRLRAEESHQTLKALGAARTLLGHRDARPPYRPYDPAVLDQVTEDLEHALAGMGEAELLAPAAVTRHPDHLLVHEAARRLGCRWFWDDVAFWQTYGLSADDRHLFHARVGDSLAAELADITTVLLDKLTLLYLHASQLQPLRAMYRPLRYAWTTAAELRGDGDPVRFAERFYRWETR from the coding sequence GTGACCTCCACCCAGAACCGGCCCGTGCTCCCGGTGCCCGACGCGGCCGGCGTCTACACCTTCCCCGACGACCTCGCCCGTGCCCATCAGCACCACCAAGACCAGCTTGCCCTCCGCCGCAGCACCGGGGACCGCGCCGTCGTCCAGGTCACCGCCCCGTACGGCAGAGGCCGCTATCTGATCGAGCAGCGCCGCCCGTCCGGGCGGCCTCTGGTGGTCCTCGAACCCCACCACGACGACATGGCCCTGTCCGCCGGCGGACTGCTGCTGTCCCGGCCCCGCCCCCTCACCGTGATCACCGTGTTCACCCGGTCGACCAGCGCCGACCGGTCCGTCCAGCAGGCACATCCCGGCGAGGACGCCATCTCGCGGCTACGCGCCGAGGAATCCCACCAAACCCTGAAAGCACTGGGGGCCGCCCGCACGCTGCTCGGCCACAGGGACGCCCGGCCCCCGTACCGGCCCTACGACCCGGCGGTCCTCGACCAGGTCACGGAGGACTTGGAACATGCCCTCGCCGGGATGGGTGAGGCCGAGCTGCTGGCTCCGGCCGCCGTCACCCGCCACCCCGACCACCTCCTCGTCCACGAAGCGGCCCGACGACTGGGATGCCGCTGGTTCTGGGACGACGTCGCGTTCTGGCAGACCTACGGCCTGTCCGCCGACGACCGGCACCTCTTCCACGCCCGGGTGGGTGACAGCCTCGCCGCGGAACTGGCTGACATCACCACGGTGCTCCTCGACAAGCTCACCCTGCTCTACCTGCACGCCTCACAGCTCCAGCCCCTACGGGCGATGTACCGGCCGCTGCGCTACGCCTGGACCACCGCCGCCGAACTCCGAGGTGACGGCGACCCGGTCCGCTTCGCCGAACGGTTCTACCGATGGGAAACGCGATGA
- a CDS encoding glycosyltransferase, whose protein sequence is MDNPVSAPFPVLSVVIPAFNEEDYLPRYLPTVAVSLAHWERESGQRGEIVVVDNASTDATAQVAAGLGARVVPEPVRGIGRARNTGAAAARGTYLVFIDADVDFPADGIRDAARHLDSGACVGGAIPPLYEPDKPGTRLLVAAWGLYRRFRGGAQGVTQFCTREAFDTLGGYRPDLYMSEDVEFFARLTRFGSRTGAPVVHLTHLRVRPSHRRFERWPSWRMIWWANPITAHLFLSSRRFWRHWYDTPVR, encoded by the coding sequence ATGGACAACCCGGTATCCGCACCGTTTCCGGTGCTGTCGGTGGTGATCCCCGCCTTCAACGAAGAGGACTACCTGCCCAGGTACCTGCCGACCGTCGCCGTGTCCCTGGCCCACTGGGAACGGGAGAGCGGTCAGCGCGGCGAGATCGTCGTGGTCGACAACGCCAGCACCGACGCGACCGCTCAGGTCGCGGCAGGCCTCGGCGCACGGGTGGTGCCCGAACCGGTCCGCGGCATCGGCAGGGCCCGCAACACCGGCGCCGCAGCCGCCCGCGGCACCTATCTGGTTTTCATCGACGCCGACGTCGACTTCCCCGCCGACGGGATCCGGGACGCCGCCCGCCACCTGGACTCCGGCGCCTGTGTGGGCGGTGCGATACCGCCGCTGTACGAGCCGGACAAGCCCGGCACCCGGCTGCTGGTCGCGGCCTGGGGCCTCTACCGCCGCTTCCGCGGCGGCGCTCAGGGCGTCACGCAGTTCTGCACCCGCGAGGCGTTCGACACACTGGGCGGCTACCGGCCCGACCTCTACATGAGCGAGGACGTGGAGTTCTTCGCCCGCCTCACCCGATTCGGCAGCCGCACCGGCGCACCGGTCGTCCACCTCACCCACCTGCGGGTCCGCCCGTCCCATCGCCGTTTCGAGCGCTGGCCGAGCTGGCGGATGATCTGGTGGGCCAACCCGATCACCGCACACCTGTTCCTGTCCTCCCGCCGGTTCTGGCGGCACTGGTACGACACCCCCGTCCGCTGA
- a CDS encoding phosphotransferase family protein codes for MTGTLGRQTLDAACRDLLGTAAIDAHRLTQAPRSAVYRTTLRASGLPASVIIKLHTGSASWKAAKEHRVVTALAGSAQLGLPRALACGAVAGADVTALVLEDLGRLSLHEAVRTGDWPRHQALRLLGHLLREFHRLPRGAQPGARRAFAEQVTVLLARLPEPLRVATRGVLLRAVDLAETHDQVLCHGDLHLGNVVLPATDPRPHLIDFEQTAPAFAEYDVAQGVVTCGVLAAGDRELIAAGYGGGLDDGLLTHLIVFHTLRGWLYAAVREKRDTQLWQTRLNTALDQYSALT; via the coding sequence GTGACCGGAACGCTCGGCAGGCAGACCCTGGACGCGGCGTGCCGGGACTTGCTCGGCACAGCCGCCATCGACGCGCACCGCCTCACCCAGGCACCCCGGTCAGCGGTCTACCGGACGACGCTGCGGGCCTCCGGGCTGCCTGCCAGCGTGATCATCAAGCTGCACACGGGGTCCGCGAGCTGGAAAGCGGCCAAGGAACACCGGGTCGTCACCGCGCTCGCCGGCTCCGCACAGCTCGGCCTGCCCCGGGCGTTGGCCTGCGGCGCCGTGGCCGGCGCGGACGTGACCGCGCTGGTCCTGGAGGATCTCGGGAGGCTCAGCCTCCACGAGGCCGTACGGACCGGCGACTGGCCGCGCCATCAGGCGCTGCGGTTGCTGGGGCACCTGTTGCGCGAATTCCACCGGCTGCCGCGCGGCGCGCAGCCCGGCGCCAGAAGGGCGTTCGCCGAGCAGGTCACCGTACTGCTTGCGCGTCTTCCCGAACCCCTGCGGGTGGCCACGCGCGGGGTGCTGCTCCGGGCGGTCGACCTCGCCGAGACCCATGACCAGGTCCTGTGCCATGGCGACCTCCACCTCGGCAACGTCGTGCTGCCGGCCACGGACCCGCGTCCGCACCTCATCGACTTCGAGCAGACCGCCCCCGCGTTCGCCGAGTACGACGTCGCGCAGGGCGTGGTCACCTGCGGCGTCCTCGCTGCCGGCGACCGGGAGCTGATCGCCGCCGGATACGGCGGCGGCCTGGACGACGGCCTCCTCACCCACCTCATCGTCTTCCACACGCTGCGGGGATGGCTGTACGCGGCCGTCCGCGAGAAGCGGGACACACAGCTGTGGCAGACCCGCCTGAACACCGCCCTCGACCAGTACAGCGCGCTGACCTGA
- a CDS encoding glycosyltransferase family 8 protein, whose translation MYAFGLCVDERYLLPSLVTLSSLADSLTPAARREAAVRVLTLDLTPQHATTMADLVRRAGFGSFDLRWARPMRTALMADDDYITVTAYLRFNFTTVFVDRPYLIYIDADTLALDDMSLPLGRLRGNQLGLVADEFNPAIGQCKALPGLADDRPDLHGRPYFNSGVWWLPTTMLAPVRAGVRHALRSGGKYIFHNDQDALNLWLLDQDDVVQPVPGRFNRFELARFLERSNWTRRYTTRSPHATDTALLHFVGSAKPWLPNCPTTAEVSLYRSQLWRTLGHLDRLGDLSLHAPPFRTRP comes from the coding sequence GTGTACGCCTTCGGGCTGTGCGTGGACGAGCGCTATCTGCTGCCGTCCCTGGTGACCCTGTCCTCGCTGGCCGACAGCCTTACCCCCGCCGCGCGGCGGGAGGCGGCGGTGCGCGTCCTCACCCTCGACCTGACGCCTCAGCACGCCACTACTATGGCGGACCTGGTCCGACGGGCCGGCTTCGGATCCTTCGACCTGCGGTGGGCCCGACCCATGCGCACGGCGCTGATGGCTGACGACGACTACATCACCGTGACCGCGTACCTGAGGTTCAACTTCACAACAGTGTTCGTCGACCGCCCCTACCTCATCTACATCGACGCCGACACCCTCGCACTTGACGACATGTCGCTACCCCTGGGACGGCTCCGTGGGAACCAACTGGGCTTGGTCGCGGATGAATTCAACCCGGCCATCGGCCAGTGCAAGGCATTGCCCGGACTCGCCGATGACCGTCCCGACCTGCACGGCCGCCCGTACTTCAACTCCGGCGTGTGGTGGCTGCCGACGACGATGCTTGCCCCGGTGCGCGCCGGTGTCCGCCATGCCCTGCGCAGCGGAGGCAAGTACATCTTCCACAACGACCAGGATGCGCTGAACCTGTGGCTGCTCGACCAAGACGACGTGGTGCAGCCGGTTCCCGGACGGTTCAACCGCTTCGAACTCGCCCGCTTCCTCGAACGTAGCAACTGGACCCGCCGCTACACCACCCGCTCCCCGCACGCCACGGACACCGCGCTCCTGCACTTCGTAGGGAGCGCCAAACCCTGGCTGCCCAACTGTCCGACCACTGCCGAAGTATCGCTGTACCGCTCGCAGTTGTGGCGCACGCTGGGGCATCTCGATCGCCTCGGTGACCTCAGCCTCCACGCGCCGCCCTTCCGGACGCGGCCGTGA